One genomic window of Montipora capricornis isolate CH-2021 unplaced genomic scaffold, ASM3666992v2 scaffold_362, whole genome shotgun sequence includes the following:
- the LOC138035375 gene encoding sacsin-like, which produces MAQKEGRRFGLIQPTLIQQLRKILDEYPDDGQILKELIQNADDANATQLKFLHDRHNYPTENLYADSLAEFQGPALYAYNNAVFIEKDWDGIQRLSDSVKAADPVKVGRFGLGFKSVFHMTDLPSLISERQIGFIDPHACHFDHRGQATGKLWHLEEDHEGMDMISDQFAPYKEIFDCNDEAFYRGFYNGTLFRFPLRTTPTELSETIYSADKVDTLYESFKTDAHLMLLFLQKLEEIELYVREELESSPRKVFQVKLADDSLQTIRAKRNEFRQKITPGEVMSAPVAVTYRITIETSIFDSQQGCKKNEHSFLVTNYFCGGEMSSTFQELMTDKALSYLPSVGVAMALPAGLSRQTPDIQGHVFCFLPLPLQKTSLTGLPVHVNGFFALNQNRRHVRFPNAEQEDQEKKGRHLTDKSLLWNKCLLEEAIPRAYATMILDAIKEKSAGVSKASIYEAWPDVKSVKQNWDRIAQPLFQILLNMDIVYTEADHGKWLAIKQAYFDLQPASETKDLLYKVMVAANFPIVSVPCHITESITRYLSVKELTPHLTREVLKQSPNCYKKLERPEKILLLQFCLRDCQPDKLCGLELMPLSNGTFSVFSNKAEVVYISSPEHPKELLPGLQHRFLDENMSVNVLQRLNDAAAQ; this is translated from the exons ATGG CGCAAAAGGAAGGTCGACGATTTGGCTTGATTCAGCCAACGCTAATACAGCAGTTAAGAAAGATCCTAGATGAATACCCGGATGATGGACAGATACTCAAG GAACTTATTCAAAATGCTGACGATGCAAACGCTACTCAACTGAAGTTTCTGCACGATAGACATAACTATCCAACCGAAAATCTCTATGCAGATAGCCTTGCAGAGTTTCag GGCCCAGCACTCTATGCTTACAACAATGCCGTTTTTATCGAAAAAGACTGGGACGGCATTCAGCGGCTCAGTGATAGCGTTAAAGCAGCCGACCCCGTGAAAGTCGGTCGTTTCGGCTTGGGATTCAAGTCCGTGTTTCACATGACAG ATTTACCAAGCTTGATCAGCGAACGTCAAATTGGGTTCATTGATCCCCATGCCTGTCATTTCGACCATCGCGGTCAAGCAACTGGGAAACTATGGCATCTTGAAGAGGACCACGAAGGCATGGACATGATATCCGATCAGTTCGCTCCCTACAAAGAGATCTTTGATTGTAATGACGAGGCTTTTTACAGGGGATTCTACAACGGAACTTTATTCCGTTTTCCACTGAGAACTACACCAACAGAACTGTCAGAGACAATTTACTCCGCGGACAAAGTGGACACGCTTTATGAAAGTTTTAAAACTGATGCTCATTTGATGCTCCTGTTTTTGCAAAAACTCGAGGAAATTGAGCTGTATGTCAGAGAAGAGCTGGAATCCAGTCCTCGGAAAGTCTTCCAAGTGAAGCTTGCAGATGACAGTCTTCAGACAATCCGTGCAAAGAGGAATGAGTTTCGTCAGAAAATTACGCCCGGGGAAGTAATGTCTGCACCCGTAGCAGTGACTTACCGAATCACAATTGAGACCTCAATCTTCGATTCCCAGCAAGGTTGCAAGAAAAATGAACACTCTTTCCTTGTTACGAACTACTTTTGTGGTGGAGAGATGTCGTCAACATTCCAAGAGCTCATGACGGACAAAGCTTTAAGCTATCTCCCATCAGTGGGAGTAGCTATGGCCTTACCGGCTGGTTTAAGTCGGCAAACACCCGACATTCAAGGCCACgtgttttgtttcttaccactACCACTTCAGAAGACCAGCTTGACAGGTTTGCCAGTACATGTAAACGGCTTCTTTGCCCTTAACCAGAATAGGCGTCACGTAAGGTTTCCAAACGCCGAACAGGAAGAccaggaaaagaaaggaagacaTTTGACTGACAAGTCTCTATTATGGAACAAGTGCTTGCTGGAAGAAGCCATTCCCAGGGCCTATGCCACAATGATTTTAGACGCCATTAAGGAGAAGTCAGCTGGGGTGTCTAAAGCATCAATTTACGA AGCATGGCCAGATGTGAAAAGTGTCAAGCAAAACTGGGATCGAATTGCACAGCCTTTGTTCCAGATCCTCTTGAATATGGACATAGTCTACACTGAGGCGGATCATGGGAAATGGCTTGCAATCAAACAAGCCTACTTTGATTTACAACCTGCAAGTGAGACCAAAGATCTCCTGTACAAAGTTATGGTTGCAGCCAATTTTCCCATCGTCTCGGTACCCTGCCACATAACAGAAAGCATCACTCGGTATTTGAGTGTTAAAGAATTAACACCCCATCTCACAAGAGAAGTATTGAAGCAATCCCCAAATTGTTATAAGAAGCTTGAAAGACCTGAAAAGATACTGCTCCTTCAGTTTTGTCTCAGAGATTGCCAACCTGACAAGCTTTGTGGATTAGAACTTATGCCTCTCTCTAATGGCACATTTAGTGTTTTTTCAAACAAAGCTGAGGTAGTTTACATCTCCTCGCCTGAACATCCAAAGGAACTGCTACCTGGCCTACAACACCGCTTTTTAGACGAAAATATGAGCGTTAATGTCCTTCAGAGGCTGAATGACGCGGCGGCACAAG